CGCTCCGCTGAGCAAGTCAGCGAAGGTCTCTGTTCCCATACCCATATTGTACTGTGGATGGCTTTGCAGCTGTGAACTTGACCTTACCCAATAGTAAAAGCTCAAAAAAATCTTGGCCTGATTTTTGACTGATAGCTTAAAGATAATTTTTATGGCACGAAGCATTCAAATATTAGAATTGTTAGATTTGGTCTGTCTCCATGTTGTCATGAATATTCAGAGTTCATGGGAATTTGAAATGTTTGCAGTCTGTGGGGAAATCGTTCAAAGGTAAACTTTCGGCTAGACGTTATGATAAGATAACACTTTACAGTAATGGAGGACATATTTGGTGACAAGAAACTGAGGAATTGGGGTTTACTTGAGGTATGTAAAGATGCCAGCATTCTGGAATGTTTCTGGTGTATACTTTTTCGAGCAGACAAGGTGATAAGAGACTGTAAAAAGAGCCGTGTGAGAATCAGGTATAGGTTGGTGTGAAGGTAACCAATGGACCATCATGCAGTGCTGGAGTATTAAACTGCACCAATGAATCTTTTTACAGTTTGTATTTAAAGGCAGAAGTTCACCAGTTTGTGGGAAATTTATGAGAACATCCAGATTTCACAGATTTGGCGTAATTCTCTGATGAGATTATATACTCTGGCATGTTTGGACACTTAAATGTGTGTTGCTTACACACACTAAACAGGACACAGTCAGCTTGAGCTTTGTTTTCCCAAGGATTAAAATTTGATCGATCTGTTACAAGACTATGTACATTTGCGCTCCAACCAATATTCTAAGAAGATGACAAAATGTAAATCTAGTGTCAGTGAATTGATTTCATGTAGTCTGGTATAAACAAAAGTtgtgaaatgttaatttttttcatggctAGAGCATCTCGGGCTGGTTTGATTCTCGGTGGAACAAGATGTAACAAGTGGCTCACAAAAATCACTATACGCTCAGCCTTATATAATAGCCCCAGTaacaaaaatttctttttcctttaatGTGGCCAAATAATGTGACAGTAAACTtttctgtaaatcttcaacctttgtTACCTCTATAGTGCTTTTTCCATTTGAATTTTGCACACAGTTATTATgaaagtgatgctaaaatgatttatttgtgtcactgaatatgcaagcttcataaaactgtgcatggTATTTACCTAAACCCCATAATTCTATCagaatgttccaaaatattGGTTTGCAGAGTTTAATTAAGCTGTACTATTTGGCACAGTATTTTGTCTGTAATATATTCTTTTATAGTTCTAGAAGgtattgtgtacatgtttcTTTCTTCTTTCCAGGCCCAGCAGACAAGCGAGAACTTTATGAGGTGAGCTTTATGTCAACGTGTTTGTCCTTCACACAAGATTTGTCATTTGATCATGGGGATATACATGCTTTGGAATGTATACAGTTTGCTTGTACAAATATGGGCATGATTGGAGAGCGGTTGAATGGGCTTGAATCTACAGAGGTCACACAAAATTAAGTTTATGGGAAGGATAgtactgtacaagtatatatgtcaTTTCCCATTTTTTGTGTGTCAGAGTTGTGTATaatctgtaatatttttctgGAGTAATCCACCAAATAAgcttacacatacacactgtatacattatacataatttatacataaattttaCTCTGCAGTATTAACTTCTCTTGTGTAGGCATGGTAACCTACgcacatgaacatgcatgtcTTTAAAACATTACCATCAGAATTATTgggtgttttcatttttgtaaattaCCAGAATTGTTAGTTCCATGGTTACTCAGTTACCCAGTATGAGGATTATTAACACCGTAATTTGCATATCCTCTTACTGAGTAACCCTGCAACAAATTTGTTCTGCAATGActcatcaattcagtgcagaagaccgatgtattGGCCATTCGCTTCAGGGATGTGAGTAGTGTTGGcccccaacaaagggagataacttactcagcagacacatttgacatcgtctgcaggattcaagaATGTATCTGTACCCCACGTGACTGTTGTTGTCCCGTGTAAAGTGGAATATTGTGTCTGATGCTATCTAAAAAGATTTCTTAAGCATAAGAAGAGCTGTTCAAACTGGTTGTctatgttgatgttttttttcttgtctccCATGTCATGTGTGTCAGTtgtaaatatgcatgttttttctgttcaaaGGAGGTGAAGCTGTTTCGCACTGCTCGAGAAAGAGAAAAGTAAGTGTTTGATACATTGTGTATGTGTTATCATTTATTTCTAATTCGATATCATTTTCTGAAGTTTTCTAAATTTAGGTACATGTTCAGACGGCCATTGTACACCACAGGACAAATGAATTCTAGGATAATTGAATTCTAGGATATTGACAATAAAGTGTACTGAATGAGAGATCAGTAAGTTAGTGAAATTTTAAGCCTTTTCACTCTTCAGTTTTCAGGCATTAATTTTAAAGTAACTTCAGCTgactcaaaaatttttttcacagaaatggAATTTTGTTGGTTTTTATTTGCAAATAACCTTTTGTGATGAAGCCAAGATGTGAGTGTAACTTTAATATGTCCTGTATTTGcttgttcttttctttcaggTATGATAACATGGCTGATCTATATGCAGTAATCAACACCCTTCAGAGCTTGGAAAAGGCCTATATTAAGGATGCTGTTCACCCTAAAGAGTAAGTCTCCTGTATAGTAATGCAGTAACTTCTTTATAACACATTTGGCATGTCTCAGTCCCACTGATGTTTTCAGTGTAAAGAATTGTCATTTAGCCTCTGTCCTCTGTCCTGTCTCTGTCCTGTTCTAGGGAGAAGGAGGGTGGTGTAGAGGGTAATAGGAGGTATGGTGAGGACAGTGAGCAGGTGGAATTAATAATTAGAGAGATTAAGCCAAGAATAATTTATGGTCCTGATCTGGAACTGCCTGGCATGTACTCAGTTAATGTAACAATTTTAGAAATTCTCCACAGTGGAAGTGTGATAATggttaataaaataattatttttgacATTATTGTTCCGTTAAACTTCCCTTACTGAGAAGTAAGTAAAGAACACATGGCTGACGATGTGGATAGAGTGAGTGATGTGAATTCTTAGAGGTCTTTTCTTGACTCCTGTATTTATAAACACCCTGCTTCCAGCTGAAAGAGGCACTGCCATGATGATGACCGGCCCCAatagcgcagttggtagagcatccatTTTGGGaggtggtagatccagagtcagtcctgggtagagtcacacctaagatcttaaaagaggaagttgtaacttcctcacttggcgttcaagcatgaaggggatagtgcaatgactggttgacccgtatcagtataatggattgaggcgaggcttacttgccttcggtaaggcgtctcagtgaagcaggactagAAAAGAGagatccatcctgcaacaaggaagcacattacatgcactctaaggaccctttcgtcgtcatatcactgaaaaattgttaagtacaacattaaaccccaagcactcactcactcactgccATGAGTAAAGGAAAAAAGCGCTTACAAGTATTTACTCTTACAAGTGAAGTTATTCACCAAGACTAGGTATTGTAATGGGGTAAGCAAATCTCCTAAATTGTCATGCTTCATGATGTGCCCCCACAGGTATACTGCAGCTTGCTCCAAACTGCTGGTCCAGTATAAGGCTGCGTTTAAACAGGTGCAGAGCGATTTCCCAACACTGGAATCATTCATGAAAAAATACAGAGTAAGTTCAGTTCTAACCTCTCTGTGTTTTAAGACCACTGTTGATAAATGTCTTTGTCAGGCTCATCCTAATTGAACAAGTGTTAAATGAAGTCATGGCATTGTCTGAATAAAACAAATCAGGTAtagaaattttttaaattttgtaaatgatCGATGAGACTTTCAGTCAAAAGAGTTCACAAAGTATTGTGTATCAAGTTCCCATATGTGACTGGTGCTGGAAATATTCTGACAGAGCCTGATATACATCTGACCTCCATcatttaaatcaaaaatttaacTGGGCCAATTTTTGGACCAATATGTAAGGGAAGATAACTGGTGATCAACAAAACTAACCAGGACACTGTTTCTTGACCAGTAAAGCGGAGATAGCTGGTGGCatatttgttaaatgtttacCTCCATGTCATGAAAAGTAGTGTTCTAATTACAGCTTGATTGTCCTGCTGCGGTGGAGAGAATCAAAGAAGACCGACCAATTACGATCAAGGACGACAAGGGAAATACAAGCAAATGTATTGCAGATATTGTTTCGGTGAGCTTTTATGATATTTAAAGTGCCTGCATAAAGCAGTGAAATAGGTATCTTTTCAGTTAAAGGACAACAAGGAAAGTATAGGGGATGTACTGCAGATATTGTGTCGGTAAAGTTTTATGATATTTTAAGTGCCTGTATAAAGGAGGAAAGAAGGTGTCGTTGATGAGGgaaatacatgcagataaatTACAGATATTGTTTCTTCATTCTTCATGTGTGTTGACCTGTAATGAGTGCTGACTACTCTTACTCTATTTGCTAGGACAGGCAGTTCATTCCCATTATCCCAGTCTCAATCAAGGAATAACCCTCCTCCACTGTTCTTGACATTGGTGGCAATAGGTCTTAAGGGCATCACAAGTGATACAATATAGGTCAAATAATCTAGACTGTGGTAAAGCATGAATTAAGTGAGTAAATTATAAATCAAAAAACATAGAAATCATGAACACATAAATCAACTGAttgggtcacaccaaagactttaaaaatggtactagtTGCTGACTTGCTTGGCCCtctgcactgagaggttaggagaaacaggactggttggttcagtgtcagtataatgtgactgggtggggtgtcatgtctggtgtcttcattaTGATACTTCGGTGGCAGCAGCACt
Above is a window of Liolophura sinensis isolate JHLJ2023 chromosome 7, CUHK_Ljap_v2, whole genome shotgun sequence DNA encoding:
- the LOC135471964 gene encoding vacuolar protein sorting-associated protein 28 homolog produces the protein MFHQIQSGGMGAGPADKRELYEEVKLFRTAREREKYDNMADLYAVINTLQSLEKAYIKDAVHPKEYTAACSKLLVQYKAAFKQVQSDFPTLESFMKKYRLDCPAAVERIKEDRPITIKDDKGNTSKCIADIVSLFITIMDKLRLDIRAMDEIQPDLRELTETMSRLSMLPADFEGKSKVRSWLDTLSAMQASEELNDTQVRQMLFDLESSYNSFNRVLHDSS